A single genomic interval of Cucumis sativus cultivar 9930 chromosome 7, Cucumber_9930_V3, whole genome shotgun sequence harbors:
- the LOC101213787 gene encoding uncharacterized protein LOC101213787 isoform X1 translates to MDRMQSIQSRVESWIKDQRDKVLKVSWGPLQWKMRWPFWNSDYRDQRKKIHQQYELRRQQLHELCLALKADSVVDLQEILCCMVLSECVYKRPASELVRAVNKFKADFGGQVVSLERVQPSSDHVPHRYLLAEAGDTLFASFIGTKQYKDVMADVNILQGAIFHEDVVDGVDRSEILSSDEEENRKGKFENSWNPLESKSKQQKNKSKPAAHRGFLARANGIPALELYRLAQKKKQKLVLCGHSLGGAVAVLATLAILRGIAASSSLKESEKFQVKCITFSQPPVGNAALRDYVNKKGWQHHFKSYCIPEDLVPRLLSPAYFHHYNAQPLNASPETRGTNLLTNKREEGAEKAKEKDGEQLVLGLGPVQTSFWRISKLVPLESVRRHVNKYREKKKATVGTFSASDSVSTALLEDDVVEPQSLEIEEGVDGISLKPISDSDSCPPANVKAAKKNGVGRNWRQVPSLPSYVPFGQLYLLGNSTVESLSGSEYSKLTSVSSVIAELRERFQSHSMKSYRSRFQRIYESCMKDDASSIMGVEQMQQFPHLQQWLGLAVAGTVKLAQIVESPVIRTATSVVPLGWSGLPGQKNCDPLKVDITGFGLHLCTLVHAQVNGNWCSTRVESFPPVPTISSSQGAPELQTMRVVIGTPLKRPPNHQAVADSASPLFPVTNSSVDDSSTEHRLPFNIEKFIRPEGLGDLFIFCTSDFATIMKEVHVRTRRVRLLGLEGSGKTSLFKAIVSQDRMTPIPRIEDLLPAMGAEEAISGGICYCDSPGVNLQELKKEASNFRDELWMGIRDLSRKTDLLVLVHNLSHKVPLCMQSDGSQPKPALCLLLDEAKSLGIPWVLAITNKFSVSAHQQKAVIEAVLQAYQASPSTTGIINSSPYVFIPGAATASLSTSAIIENSDVKMAAQKLFLAPINLVRRPFQRKETVLPVEGVNSLCQLIHRVLRSHEETSFQELARERLFMELEYERGMSMDATRDAKAKENSLTSAAVGASLGAGLGIVLAVVMGAASALRKP, encoded by the exons ATGGACCGTATGCAGTCCATACAAAGCCGAGTCGAGTCTTGGATCAAAGATCAGCGCGACAAGGTTCTCAAGGTCTCATGGGGCCCTCTTCAATGGAAAATGAGGTGGCCCTTCTGGAATTCCGACTACAGGGACCAGAGGAAGAAGATTCACCAACAATACGAACTCCGGAGGCAGCAACTTCACGAACTCTGCCTTGCTCTCAAGGCTGACTCTGTTGTCGACCTGCAGGAGATTCTCTGTTGCATGGTTCTTTCCGAATGCGTTTACAAG AGACCTGCAAGTGAGTTAGTTCGAGCTGTGAATAAATTCAAGGCTGACTTTGGAGGACAAGTTGTTTCTCTGGAGCGTGTGCAGCCATCTTCGGATCACGTTCCACACAG GTATTTACTAGCAGAAGCTGGTGATACATTGTTTGCTTCCTTCATTGGAACAAAGCAATACAA GGATGTAATGGCTGATGTGAATATACTACAAGGAGCTATATTCCATGAAGATGTAGTGGATGGTGTTGATAGAAGTGAAATTTTGAGTTCTGATGAAGAAGAGAATCGGAAGGGAAAATTTGAGAACTCATGGAATCCCCTTGAGTCAAAGTCTAAGCAGCAGAAGAATAAATCCAAACCTGCTGCCCATCGG GGTTTCTTGGCTCGTGCCAATGGAATACCTGCTTTGGAGTTATACAGGCTTGCtcagaagaagaaacagaaacTTGTGCTATGTGGACACTCACTTGGTGGAGCT GTAGCAGTTTTAGCTACTCTTGCCATTCTGAGGGGTATTGCAGCCTCTTCTTCTCTAAAGGAGAGTGAAAAGTTTCAAGTGAAATGCATTACTTTTTCCCAGCCTCCAGTTGGCAATGCAGCCTTGAGAGA TTACGTCAATAAGAAAGGGTGGCAGCATCATTTTAAGAGTTACTGCATTCCAGAAGATTTGGTCCCACGTTTATTGTCTCCTGCATATTTCCACCATTATAATGCGCAGCCTCTTAATGCATCACCTGAGACTCGAGGCACTAATCTACTGACAAACAAACGGGAGGAAGGGGCCGAGAAGGCAAAAGAGAAGGATGGGGAGCAGTTGGTTTTAGGTCTGGGCCCTGTACAGACTTCCTTCTGGAGAATTTCGAAGCTTGTTCCTTTGGAGAGTGTTAGAAGGCATGTTAACAAGtacagagaaaaaaaaaaggctacTGTTGGGACATTTTCGGCATCAGATTCTGTTTCAACGGCCTTACTTGAAGATGATGTAGTTGAACCTCAATCTCTTGAAATTGAGGAGGGTGTGGATGGTATATCTCTGAAGCCAATTTCTGATTCTGATAGTTGTCCACCTGCAAATGTAAAAGCTGCTAAAAAGAATGGGGTCGGTAGGAACTGGCGTCAAGTGCCTTCTTTACCTTCATATGTTCCTTTTGGACAa CTTTATCTGTTGGGGAATTCTACTGTTGAGTCACTTTCTGGATCAGAATATTCAAAGCTGACTTCG GTAAGTTCAGTAATTGCAGAACTACGGGAACGGTTTCAATCACACTCAATGAAATCATATAGGTCTCGATTCCAGAG AATCTATGAATCATGTATGAAAGATGATGCCTCATCCATCATGGGAGTGGAACAAATGCAACAATTTCCACATCTTCAGCAGTGGCTTGGACTTGCCGTTGCAGGTACCGTCAAGCTTGCACAAATAGTGGAATCTCCAGTTATTCGAACCGCGACTTCTGTTGTTCCTCTTGGATGGAGTGGTCTACCCGGTCAGAAAAACTGTGACcctttaaaagttgatattaCTGGATTTGGGTTGCATCTTTGTACTCTTGTGCATGCTCAAGTAAATGGTAACTG GTGTTCTACGAGGGTGGAATCATTCCCCCCAGTTCCAACCATCTCGTCAAGCCAGGGAGCCCCTGAACTTCAAACAATGCGAGTTGTGATCGGAACACCTCTGAAACGACCACCAAACCATCAGGCAGTGGCTGATTCAGCAAGTCCTCTGTTCCCAGTGACTAATTCATCTGTCGATGATTCTAGCACAGAACATAGATTACCCTTTAATATAGAGAAATTCATCCGCCCCGAAGGCTTGGGtgatcttttcattttctgtaCCAGTGATTTTGCAACAATCATGAAAGAGGTGCATGTGAGAACTCGTAGGGTGCGGTTACTTGGCCTCGAG GGTTCGGGCAAAACTTCACTTTTCAAGGCAATAGTTAGTCAGGATAGGATGACTCCCATTCCACGTATTGAGGATCTGCTTCCTGCAATGGGTGCTGAAGAAGCAATTTCTGGTGGCATTTGCTATTGTGACTCGCCAGGAGTGAATCTGCAG GAACTTAAGAAAGAAGCATCAAATTTCAGGGATGAATTATGGATGGGGATTCGTGACCTCAGTCGGAAAACCGATTTGCTAGTTCTAGTTCATAATCTGTCGCATAAAGTACCTTTATGCATGCAATCAGATGGATCACAGCCAAAGCCGGCACTATGTCTACTTTTGGATGAGGCTAAATCTCTTGGTATTCCTTGGGTCCTTGCCATAACAAACAAGTTTTCTGTAAGTGCGCATCAACAGAAAGCAGTAATCGAAGCCGTTTTGCAAGCTTATCAAGCATCTCCATCCACTACTGGAATAATCAATTCGAGTCCTTATGTTTTTATTCCTGGTGCTGCTACTGCTTCCTTGTCGACCAGCGCAATTATTGAAAACTCGGATGTGAAAATGGCTGCTCAAAAGCTTTTCCTTGCTCCTATCAATCTAGTTAGGAGGCCTTTTCAGAGGAAGGAGACTGTTCTACCAGTGGAGGGTGTCAACTCTCTCTGTCAGCTTATCCATCGTGTGCTTCGTAGCCATGAGGAGACATCATTTCAG GAGCTGGCTAGAGAGAGGCTTTTCATGGAATTGGAATACGAACGTGGAATGTCCATGGATGCAACTCGAGATGCAAAAGCCAAGGAAAATTCTCTAACATCTGCAGCAGTTGGTGCCTCCCTCGGCGCTGGCCTCGGCATTGTTCTGGCAGTCGTTATGGGAGCAGCCTCTGCATTGAGAAAACCTTGA
- the LOC101213787 gene encoding uncharacterized protein LOC101213787 isoform X2: MLLTSSKDAPFAKQPKIQRPASELVRAVNKFKADFGGQVVSLERVQPSSDHVPHRYLLAEAGDTLFASFIGTKQYKDVMADVNILQGAIFHEDVVDGVDRSEILSSDEEENRKGKFENSWNPLESKSKQQKNKSKPAAHRGFLARANGIPALELYRLAQKKKQKLVLCGHSLGGAVAVLATLAILRGIAASSSLKESEKFQVKCITFSQPPVGNAALRDYVNKKGWQHHFKSYCIPEDLVPRLLSPAYFHHYNAQPLNASPETRGTNLLTNKREEGAEKAKEKDGEQLVLGLGPVQTSFWRISKLVPLESVRRHVNKYREKKKATVGTFSASDSVSTALLEDDVVEPQSLEIEEGVDGISLKPISDSDSCPPANVKAAKKNGVGRNWRQVPSLPSYVPFGQLYLLGNSTVESLSGSEYSKLTSVSSVIAELRERFQSHSMKSYRSRFQRIYESCMKDDASSIMGVEQMQQFPHLQQWLGLAVAGTVKLAQIVESPVIRTATSVVPLGWSGLPGQKNCDPLKVDITGFGLHLCTLVHAQVNGNWCSTRVESFPPVPTISSSQGAPELQTMRVVIGTPLKRPPNHQAVADSASPLFPVTNSSVDDSSTEHRLPFNIEKFIRPEGLGDLFIFCTSDFATIMKEVHVRTRRVRLLGLEGSGKTSLFKAIVSQDRMTPIPRIEDLLPAMGAEEAISGGICYCDSPGVNLQELKKEASNFRDELWMGIRDLSRKTDLLVLVHNLSHKVPLCMQSDGSQPKPALCLLLDEAKSLGIPWVLAITNKFSVSAHQQKAVIEAVLQAYQASPSTTGIINSSPYVFIPGAATASLSTSAIIENSDVKMAAQKLFLAPINLVRRPFQRKETVLPVEGVNSLCQLIHRVLRSHEETSFQELARERLFMELEYERGMSMDATRDAKAKENSLTSAAVGASLGAGLGIVLAVVMGAASALRKP, encoded by the exons ATGTTACTAACTTCATCAAAAGATGCTCCATTTGCCAAACAACCCAAAATACAG AGACCTGCAAGTGAGTTAGTTCGAGCTGTGAATAAATTCAAGGCTGACTTTGGAGGACAAGTTGTTTCTCTGGAGCGTGTGCAGCCATCTTCGGATCACGTTCCACACAG GTATTTACTAGCAGAAGCTGGTGATACATTGTTTGCTTCCTTCATTGGAACAAAGCAATACAA GGATGTAATGGCTGATGTGAATATACTACAAGGAGCTATATTCCATGAAGATGTAGTGGATGGTGTTGATAGAAGTGAAATTTTGAGTTCTGATGAAGAAGAGAATCGGAAGGGAAAATTTGAGAACTCATGGAATCCCCTTGAGTCAAAGTCTAAGCAGCAGAAGAATAAATCCAAACCTGCTGCCCATCGG GGTTTCTTGGCTCGTGCCAATGGAATACCTGCTTTGGAGTTATACAGGCTTGCtcagaagaagaaacagaaacTTGTGCTATGTGGACACTCACTTGGTGGAGCT GTAGCAGTTTTAGCTACTCTTGCCATTCTGAGGGGTATTGCAGCCTCTTCTTCTCTAAAGGAGAGTGAAAAGTTTCAAGTGAAATGCATTACTTTTTCCCAGCCTCCAGTTGGCAATGCAGCCTTGAGAGA TTACGTCAATAAGAAAGGGTGGCAGCATCATTTTAAGAGTTACTGCATTCCAGAAGATTTGGTCCCACGTTTATTGTCTCCTGCATATTTCCACCATTATAATGCGCAGCCTCTTAATGCATCACCTGAGACTCGAGGCACTAATCTACTGACAAACAAACGGGAGGAAGGGGCCGAGAAGGCAAAAGAGAAGGATGGGGAGCAGTTGGTTTTAGGTCTGGGCCCTGTACAGACTTCCTTCTGGAGAATTTCGAAGCTTGTTCCTTTGGAGAGTGTTAGAAGGCATGTTAACAAGtacagagaaaaaaaaaaggctacTGTTGGGACATTTTCGGCATCAGATTCTGTTTCAACGGCCTTACTTGAAGATGATGTAGTTGAACCTCAATCTCTTGAAATTGAGGAGGGTGTGGATGGTATATCTCTGAAGCCAATTTCTGATTCTGATAGTTGTCCACCTGCAAATGTAAAAGCTGCTAAAAAGAATGGGGTCGGTAGGAACTGGCGTCAAGTGCCTTCTTTACCTTCATATGTTCCTTTTGGACAa CTTTATCTGTTGGGGAATTCTACTGTTGAGTCACTTTCTGGATCAGAATATTCAAAGCTGACTTCG GTAAGTTCAGTAATTGCAGAACTACGGGAACGGTTTCAATCACACTCAATGAAATCATATAGGTCTCGATTCCAGAG AATCTATGAATCATGTATGAAAGATGATGCCTCATCCATCATGGGAGTGGAACAAATGCAACAATTTCCACATCTTCAGCAGTGGCTTGGACTTGCCGTTGCAGGTACCGTCAAGCTTGCACAAATAGTGGAATCTCCAGTTATTCGAACCGCGACTTCTGTTGTTCCTCTTGGATGGAGTGGTCTACCCGGTCAGAAAAACTGTGACcctttaaaagttgatattaCTGGATTTGGGTTGCATCTTTGTACTCTTGTGCATGCTCAAGTAAATGGTAACTG GTGTTCTACGAGGGTGGAATCATTCCCCCCAGTTCCAACCATCTCGTCAAGCCAGGGAGCCCCTGAACTTCAAACAATGCGAGTTGTGATCGGAACACCTCTGAAACGACCACCAAACCATCAGGCAGTGGCTGATTCAGCAAGTCCTCTGTTCCCAGTGACTAATTCATCTGTCGATGATTCTAGCACAGAACATAGATTACCCTTTAATATAGAGAAATTCATCCGCCCCGAAGGCTTGGGtgatcttttcattttctgtaCCAGTGATTTTGCAACAATCATGAAAGAGGTGCATGTGAGAACTCGTAGGGTGCGGTTACTTGGCCTCGAG GGTTCGGGCAAAACTTCACTTTTCAAGGCAATAGTTAGTCAGGATAGGATGACTCCCATTCCACGTATTGAGGATCTGCTTCCTGCAATGGGTGCTGAAGAAGCAATTTCTGGTGGCATTTGCTATTGTGACTCGCCAGGAGTGAATCTGCAG GAACTTAAGAAAGAAGCATCAAATTTCAGGGATGAATTATGGATGGGGATTCGTGACCTCAGTCGGAAAACCGATTTGCTAGTTCTAGTTCATAATCTGTCGCATAAAGTACCTTTATGCATGCAATCAGATGGATCACAGCCAAAGCCGGCACTATGTCTACTTTTGGATGAGGCTAAATCTCTTGGTATTCCTTGGGTCCTTGCCATAACAAACAAGTTTTCTGTAAGTGCGCATCAACAGAAAGCAGTAATCGAAGCCGTTTTGCAAGCTTATCAAGCATCTCCATCCACTACTGGAATAATCAATTCGAGTCCTTATGTTTTTATTCCTGGTGCTGCTACTGCTTCCTTGTCGACCAGCGCAATTATTGAAAACTCGGATGTGAAAATGGCTGCTCAAAAGCTTTTCCTTGCTCCTATCAATCTAGTTAGGAGGCCTTTTCAGAGGAAGGAGACTGTTCTACCAGTGGAGGGTGTCAACTCTCTCTGTCAGCTTATCCATCGTGTGCTTCGTAGCCATGAGGAGACATCATTTCAG GAGCTGGCTAGAGAGAGGCTTTTCATGGAATTGGAATACGAACGTGGAATGTCCATGGATGCAACTCGAGATGCAAAAGCCAAGGAAAATTCTCTAACATCTGCAGCAGTTGGTGCCTCCCTCGGCGCTGGCCTCGGCATTGTTCTGGCAGTCGTTATGGGAGCAGCCTCTGCATTGAGAAAACCTTGA
- the LOC101215949 gene encoding 13S globulin basic chain → METSTLLNSQQNGLIFKLQKGQTLTTPTKATKFIYNLDNNESIMKVSESEFPFIGETGLAVVVDRLGPNVVRSPVLLVSPADQLIYVAGGSGTFQIVGLPSSSKTEVHVESGQLVFVPKHFAVGKIAAEQGMEYFSILTTKMGLVEELKGKTSVMEALSAEVIAVSFNITAEFEKVLRSNTTN, encoded by the exons ATGGAAACCTCTACACTTCTAAATAGCCAACaaaatggactgatttttAAGCTTCAAAAAGGCCAAACTTTGACGACTCCAACTAAGGCGACCAAGTTTATTTATAACCTTGATAATAATGAGTCCATTATGAAGGTCTCTGAATCTGAATTTCCATTTATTGGAGAAACTGGCTTGGCTGTTGTTGTGGACAGGCTTGGTCCCAATGTGGTTCGGTCACCGGTGCTTCTTGTCAGTCCGGCGGATCAACTGATCTATGTTGCTGGAGGATCAGGGACGTTTCAGATCGTCGGATTACCATCGTCAAGCAAAACAGAAGTTCATGTGGAAAGTGGTCAGTTGGTTTTTGTTCCCAAGCATTTTGCTGTTGGTAAGATTGCCGCTGAACAAGGCATGGAGTACTTCTCCATTCTCACTACTAAAAT GGGTTTGGTGGAAGAATTGAAGGGGAAAACATCAGTTATGGAGGCTTTATCTGCAGAGGTCATTGCAGTTTCATTCAATATCACAGCTGAGTTTGAGAAAGTTTTGAGGTCAaacacaacaaattaa